The DNA segment GACCGTTGCCGAGGTTTTAGGTATTGAGTTCTACGAGATAGATATAACCCCTCAGATAGATGCATACTACGAAAAGCTCCCGGAAGCCGACAGAATAAGAAAGGGAAACAAGATGGCTCGGGAGAGGATGAGTATCCTGTACGATTTTGCCCACTGGAAAAATGGCCTCGTCCTTGGAACGAGCAACAAGAGCGAAATTTTCATAGGTTACTCAACAAGGTGGGGAGATAGTGCCCACGATATTAACCCGATAGGTGACCTCTACAAAACTCAGGTTTGGGAAATGGCCGAGTTTGTGGGTGTTCCTGAAAAAATAGTTAGGAAAAAGCCATCTGCTGACCTCTGGCCGGGACAAACCGACGAGGGTGAAATAGGAATTACGTACAGGGAGCTTGACTTGATTCTTGTCGGCTACGTGGACTTAAGGTTGAGAAAGGAGGACTTAGTATCCTACGGTTTTGAGGAGAAAAAGGTTGAAAGAGTCCTGAGTATGGTTAAAGGAAGCCAGTACAAGAGAAAGTTACCTATAATTTGTAAAATTTCCCAGCGGACGGCAGATAAGGATTTCCTCTACTTAAGAGATTGGGGGCTTTGATGATTGTCGATTTTAAGGAGTTAGGTGTTTTTGGAGCTAAGGAACTGAAGAAGAGAGGGGCTGACTACGGAGACCTGTTCTTTGAGAGGCGCTTTACCTTCAGCGGAAAGTGTGAGGATAACAGGATAGAGAACATATCCACCGGCCTTGAGATGGGAGTAGGGATAAGGTTTGTTAAGAACTTTAAAACCTACTACGGATTTACAAATGAAATTTCAAAAAAGGCCATTCTAAACATAATTGAGAATCTATCCTCTGCAGCCAAGGGGGAAGAGGTCATCCTAGACTTTACAGAAAAGAAGAAAAGGTACGAGGAAATTGTTGAAGGGCTTGATTTTGACATTCCAACAGAAAGGAAGGTTGAATTTCTTAAAAGGGCAAACGAAAAGGCCAGAAGCTTCGGGGATAGGGTAAAACAGGTTACGGTTGTTCTGAGGGACCAGATTCAG comes from the Balnearium lithotrophicum genome and includes:
- a CDS encoding NAD+ synthase produces the protein MRFKLEKALEIKDKEFIKNALARFIKEEVEKAGFRKVVVGISGGVDSALSAFLGVEALGRENVIGISMPYRTSSKESIEDARTVAEVLGIEFYEIDITPQIDAYYEKLPEADRIRKGNKMARERMSILYDFAHWKNGLVLGTSNKSEIFIGYSTRWGDSAHDINPIGDLYKTQVWEMAEFVGVPEKIVRKKPSADLWPGQTDEGEIGITYRELDLILVGYVDLRLRKEDLVSYGFEEKKVERVLSMVKGSQYKRKLPIICKISQRTADKDFLYLRDWGL